The following coding sequences lie in one Sorex araneus isolate mSorAra2 chromosome 4, mSorAra2.pri, whole genome shotgun sequence genomic window:
- the XIRP1 gene encoding xin actin-binding repeat-containing protein 1, with product MATTEDLPLPPPREAFSKFQQQRQASELRRLYRHIHPELRKNLAEAVAEDLAEVLDSEEPTEGDVQCMRWIFENWRLDAIGEHEPPPAREPVAGGDVRATSRQLEARALGSGAAAAQEPGGPRVTGGDVGATRRLFETRPLAELSGPRDDGDEPPEAPAREPAASGDVRGTRLLFETRPLDRLGSEPAAPAQSPLELRSELRELHGDVQKTVRLFQTEPLCAIRDAQGAIHEVKAACREEVQSHAVRTARWLFETQPLDAINRDPSQVRVIRGISLEEGARPDVSAARWLFETQPLDAIREFEVDEKDFQPSPDLVPPGPDVQQQRRLFETRALDTLKGKEEEGEGEGAGPKAPPKEEVVPGDVRSTLWLFEMKPQDTSRDQVQVGHLQRVGPREAEGLTSEHLPRDDPAAPCPSHSCSQREEVKGDVKAFKNLFETLPLDSIGQGRVSEAKGPDCAGQSPAVGSPVYALQDSRGHLHALTSVSREQVVGGDVQGYRWMFETQPLDQLGRSPSTVDVVRGITRQEVPAGDVGLARWLFETQPLEVIHQRERQERQAEEGKVQGSPQPEAPLRGDVQTIRWLFETCPMSELGERSGSETTETPVTTKAETGVRSCTWMFAPQPLDKPEDAGERHLQVHQVQAGDRQTDGHVFETEPLPVSGQPCGRGLVRVCSRVDIPSGQVSQRKEVFRALEAGQREAQVSRAVPEPVPAGSVHKFTWLFENCPMGSLAAQSLQGDNLQGEQPAGPSKPRAPERQETAAEGTLRTLQATPGILHRGGILMEVCGPGELCLAKFTLPGPGQGLPRVRKEELVSGELPRIVRQVLCRPDVAPQGLLVQEDPAGQLRLRPLRLPAPSSGGNVEDMDPELQQLLACSLGSSVARTGLVMQETEQGLVALTAYSLQPRPSGRGSERRSVQLLASCIDKGDLQGLQCLRWEPPAESSPVPASEAAQRPPSTESIIRVPPLDLSLGQQRGPGAAPCPPQAAGKVVPRTEEGKQERSRAGQEEASSEGAKMTSPAPSTPDLQAAMQSLRMATAEAQSLHQQVLSKYQQGPSPGAAPEPCHSGTPQAPTTGATQNNTRSVAGGDPRIPAAPKKLR from the exons ATGGCGACCACAGAGGACCTGCCCCTGCCGCCCCCCAGGGAGGCCTTCTCCAAGTTCCAGCAGCAGCGGCAGGCCAGCGAGCTGCGGCGCCTCTACCGGCACATCCACCCCGAGCTGCGCAAGAACCTGGCCGAGGCCGTGGCCGAGGACCTGGCCGAGGTGCTGGACTCCGAGGAGCCCACCGAGGGCGACGTGCAGTGCATGCGCTGGATCTTCGAGAACTGGCGGCTGGACGCCATCGGCGAGCACgagccgccgcccgcccgggagCCGGTGGCCGGCGGCGACGTGCGGGCCACCTCGCGCCAGCTGGAGGCGCGCGCGCTGGGCAGCGGCGCGGCGGCCGCGCAGGAGCCGGGTGGCCCGCGGGTCACGGGCGGGGACGTCGGTGCCACCCGCCGGCTCTTCGAGACGCGGCCGCTGGCCGAGCTGAGCGGCCCCCGCGACGACGGCGACGAGCCCCCCGAGGCGCCCGCCAGGGAGCCGGCGGCCAGCGGCGACGTCCGGGGCACCCGGCTGCTCTTCGAGACGCGGCCGCTGGACCGCCTGGGCTCCgagcccgcggcccccgcgcAGAGCCCCCTGGAGCTGCGCTCCGAGCTCCGGGAGCTCCACGGCGACGTGCAGAAGACGGTGAGGCTGTTCCAGACCGAGCCGCTGTGCGCCATCCGCGACGCCCAGGGCGCCATCCACGAGGTGAAGGCCGCGTGCCGCGAGGAGGTCCAGAGCCACGCCGTGAGGACCGCGCGCTGGCTCTTCGAGACGCAGCCCCTGGACGCCATCAACCGCGACCCCAGCCAGGTGCGCGTCATCCGGGGCAtctccctggaggagggggccCGGCCCGACGTCAGCGCCGCCCGCTGGCTCTTCGAGACGCAGCCCCTGGACGCCATCCGGGAGTTCGAGGTGGACGAGAAGGACTTCCAGCCGTCCCCCGACCTGGTCCCTCCCGGGCCCGACGTCCAGCAGCAGCGGCGCCTGTTTGAGACCCGAGCGCTGGATACTctcaaagggaaggaagaggagggggagggggagggggccggcccgAAGGCCCCGCCCAAGGAGGAGGTGGTCCCCGGGGACGTCCGCTCCACCCTATGGCTGTTTGAGATGAAGCCCCAGGACACGTCCCGAGACCAGGTCCAAGTGGGTCACCTGCAGCGGGTGGGCCCCCGGGAGGCCGAAGGGCTCACCTCTGAGCATCTGCCCAGGGATGACCCCGCGGCCCCTTGCCCCTCGCACAGCTGCTCTCAGCGGGAGGAGGTCAAGGGGGACGTGAAGGCCTTCAAGAACCTTTTTGAGACCTTACCCCTGGACAGCATCGGGCAGGGGAGGGTGAGCGAAGCCAAAGGACCCGACTGTGCTGGACAGTCCCCGGCCGTGGGGTCCCCAGTGTACGCCCTCCAGGACAGCAGAGGCCACCTCCACGCACTCACCTCGGTCAGCAGGGAGCAGGTGGTGGGCGGGGATGTGCAGGGATATCGGTGGATGTTCGAAACCCAGCCCCTGGACCAGCTGGGCCGGAGCCCCAGCACCGTGGATGTGGTGAGGGGCATCACCCGGCAGGAAGTGCCCGCTGGGGACGTGGGCCTGGCCCGCTGGCTCTTCGAGACACAGCCCCTGGAGGTCATCCACCAGCGGGAGCGGCAAGAACGACAGGCGGAAGAGGGGAAGGTTCAGGGGAGCCCCCAGCCAGAGGCACCCCTGAGGGGAGATGTGCAAACTATCCGGTGGTTGTTTGAGACGTGCCCCATGAGCGAGCTGGGGGAGAGGTCGGGGTCTGAGACCACAGAAACCCCCGTGACCACCAAGGCAGAGACGGGGGTGCGGTCTTGCACCTGGATGTTTGCGCCACAACCCCTGGACAAGCCCGAGGATGCCGGAGAAAGGCACCTGCAGGTCCACCAGGTGCAGGCtggggacagacagacggacggacacGTCTTTGAGACAGAGCCACTTCCGGTCTCAGGCCAACCCTGCGGAAGAGGACTGGTGCGAGTCTGCAGCCGTGTGGACATCCCCTCGGGGCAGGTGTCCCAGCGGAAGGAGGTCTTCCGGGCCCTGGAGGCGGGCCAGCGGGAGGCCCAGGTGTCCAGGGCAGTCCCCGAGCCTGTGCCTGCCGGCTCCGTGCACAAGTTCACCTGGCTCTTTGAGAACTGCCCCATGGGCTCCCTGGCAGCCCAGAGCCTCCAGGGGGACAACCTCCAGGGAGAGCAGCCAGCGGGCCCCTCCAAGCCCAGGGCTCCGGAGAGGCAGGAGACCGCCGCCGAGGGGACGCTGCGGACGCTGCAGGCCACGCCGGGCATCCTGCACCGCGGAGGCATCCTCATGGAGGTGTGTGGGCCCGGAGAGCTTTGCCTGGCCAAGTTCACGCTCCCAGGCCCCGGGCAGGGGCTGCCCCGTGTCCGCAAGGAAGAGCTGGTGTCTGGCGAGCTGCCCCGGATAGTCCGCCAGGTGCTGTGCCGGCCGGATGTGGCCCCGCAGGGGCTGCTGGTGCAGGAGGACCCAGCGGGTCAGCTCCGGCTCAGGCCTCTGAGGCTGCCCGCTCCGAGCAGCGGTGGGAATGTGGAGGACATGGACCCTGAGCTCCAGCAGCTGCTGGCTTGCAGCCTCGGGAGCTCGGTGGCCAGGACGGGGCTGGTGATGCAGGAGACAGAGCAGGGCCTGGTGGCCCTCACCGCCTACTCCCTGCAGCCCCGACCCAGCGGCAGGGGCTCCGAGAGGCGCAGCGTGCAGCTACTGGCCAGCTGCATAGACAAAGGGGACCTGCAGGGCCTGCAGTGTCTGCGCTGGGAGCCCCCGGCTGAGTCAAGTCCGGTGCCAGCCAGCGAGGCTGCCCAGAGGCCGCCCTCCACTGAGAGCATCATCCGTGTTCCCCCACTGGACCTCAGCCTAGGGCAGCAGAGAGGCCCCGGGGCCGCTCCATGTCCCCCACAGGCCGCGGGAAAGGTCGTTCCTCGGACCGAGGAAGGGAAGCAAGAAAGGAGCCGCGCAGGCCAGGAAGAGGCCAGCTCGGAAGGAGCCAAGATGACGTCCCCAGCGCCCAGCACCCCGGACCTGCAGGCTGCCATGCAGAGCCTCCGGATGGCCACGGCAGAAGCCCAGAGTCTACACCAGCAGGTTCTGAGCAAGTACCAGCAGGGGCCCAGCCCTGGAgccgcccctgagccctgccacagTGGGACTCCACAAGCACCGACCACGGGGGCCACCCAGAACAACACCAGGTCCGTGGCTGGAGGTGACCCCAGGATCCCAGCAGCCCCCAAAAAG ctGCGGTGA